The following proteins are co-located in the Aphis gossypii isolate Hap1 unplaced genomic scaffold, ASM2018417v2 Contig00357, whole genome shotgun sequence genome:
- the LOC126553875 gene encoding uncharacterized protein LOC126553875 produces MLSYTSWGAHSSVLLKIHKSLILSKIDYGSPLFSSAIQSHLKKLENIHNSGMRLAIGAFRSSPIDSISNIAGIPSLSLRWAEQKSLLAARIHRSPQGISTSPNNLFTNLQDKLNLDQILPSTTSLQPTWTITLDINLELHQLPKKDTNPKIYKYHFNEIIANAEPHIQIYTDASITNQRVGAAIICGDTEIQLKLSDKCSIYTAEAMAILEAIKYFIQSVDDKRCIILSDSLSAITSLKNINNPTDIARNIHNLCHIAHSAGKHISFMWIPGHCNITGNEKADEVAKLSYTSLKAINVPVNEKILLERSTQIKRQRVESLQSLEKQAKKMKKIFNKKFPAALIGQTVRVKIPDFDRCKIDSCTLLAIVVEIIDEEFYRLGSKAGTLNQLFTRNQFTLCEEKFISISDVPNTTTSIRQAVAQLSLSGGQGFLR; encoded by the exons atgctttcttatacCTCATGGGGAGCCCATTCATCTGTACTTCTCAAGATCCACAAATCCCTAATTCTTTCCAAAATAGATTATGGATCTCCTCTATTCTCGTCAGCAATCCAATCTCACCTAAAAAAGCTCGAAAATATTCACAACTCAGGAATGCGCCTGGCAATAGGCGCTTTCCGATCCAGCCCAATAGATAGCATATCCAATATAGCAGGAATACCCTCCCTATCACTAAGATGGGCCGAACAAAAATCACTACTGGCAGCCAGAATCCATAGATCTCCACAAGGAATCTCCACATCTCCCAATAATCTATTCACAAATTTACAAGACAAATTGAACCTAGATCAGATCTTACCATCAACTACTAGCCTTCAGCCAACTTGGACAATCACCCTAGATATCAACCTCGAACTACATCAGCTCCCCAAAAAGGACACAaatcctaaaatatataaatatcattttaatgaaatcataGCCAATGCCGAACCTCATATACAGATATACACAGACGCATCTATAACAAATCAAAGAGTTGGGGCTGCAATCATATGTGGTGACACCGAAATCCAACTTAAACTATCTGACAAATGCTCAATATATACCGCTGAAGCCATGGCTATACTAGAAGcaatcaaatatttcatacaatcCGTCGACGACAAACGCTGTATTATACTAAGCGATTCACTCAGTGCAATAACAAgcctcaaaaatataaataaccctACCGATATAGCTAGAAACATCCACAACCTTTGTCACATTGCACATTCTGCCGGGAAACACATATCCTTCATGTGGATTCCAGGACATTGTAATATAACAGGTAATGAAAAAGCTGACGAGGTCGCAAAACTTTCATACACATCACTTAAAGCTATCAATGTACCAG ttaatgaaaaaatattacttgaaCGTTCTACTCAAATTAAACGACAACGAGTAGAGTCACTTCAATCTCTGGAAAAACAagcaaaaaaaatgaaaaaaatatttaataaaaaatttcctgCTGCATTAATTGGTCAAACAGTGCGAGTGAAAATTCCAGATTTCGACCGATGTAAAATTGATTCTTGCACATTATTGGCTATAGTTGTTGAAATTATTGACGAAGAATTTTATCGATTAGGATCTAAAGCTGGTACATTGAATCAATTATTCACTAGAAATCAATTTACTTTATgcgaagaaaaatttatttcaatatccgATGTTCCAAATACAACAACAAGCATACGCCAAGCTGTTGCTCAACTTTCACTATCAGGTGGGCAAGGATTTTTGAGGTGA
- the LOC126553870 gene encoding uncharacterized protein LOC126553870, producing the protein MHYLNPETRSLEYDTTLAICDATAGYVIDKLFIDFPSLKEITECSSNVCLNKSYMNYNFITFQTDIETNISQLQQYLNDRTSIKEHQQCSNEKCDGIKKTKFLISPMHLFVDVLFWEGEDMISSQRSSEAATLMKLKLCDIPQILTHGTKKYELRGVLCFHKGKGGLRSSVGHYTAYTKRYGRNWELFDDLKKKPIPVKETTTVNCEFLVYTV; encoded by the exons ATGCACTATTTAAATCCAGAAACTCGCTCATTAGAATATGACACCACACTGGCTATTTGTGACGCTACTGCTGGTTATGtgatagataaattatttattgattttccaTCACTTAAAGAAATTACTGAGTGTTCATCTAACGTGTGCCTTAATAAATCTtacatgaattataattttataacatttcaaaCTGACATAGAAACAAACATAAGTCAACTTCAGCAGTATTTAAATGACCGCACGAGTATTAAAGAACACCAACAATGTTCAAATGAAAAGTGtgatggaataaaaaaaacaaaatttttaatttcaccaATGCACCTATTCGTTGACGTTTTATTTTGGgaag gagAAGACATGATTTCAAGTCAGCGAAGCAGTGAAGCTGCTACACTAATGAAATTGAAACTGTGTGATATTCCTCAAATACTTACACACGGTACGAAAAAATATGAACTGAGGGGTGTACTATGTTTTCACAAAGGAAAAGGTGGTTTAAGAAGCTCAGTGGGACACTATACGGCATACACAAAAAGATATGGCCGAAACTGGGAGTTGTTTGacgacttaaaaaaaaaaccaatacctGTCAAAGAAACGACAACTgtaaattgtgaatttttagtttatactgtataa